The Campylobacter concisus genome segment ATTAAAAATTTCAAATGTAAGGCTTGCACTAGCAAAGCTAAGGGTTAAAAACAAAATGGTAAAAACATATCGCCACTTTGTGTCAAAAACTCGTGGTTTCACTATCTTTTTAGCGCGTAAATTTTCATGGATCTTCTCAGCTATTTCACTTATTAATGAATATGGACAGATCCAAGAGCAAAAGCCTCTACCGCCAAAAATGATATAAAAGGCCAAGATACTAAGTGAGCCAATTATTAAATTTACGTGGATTTCATGTGTCGCCAGGAAAACTTGCAGGCTCATAAAAGCATCTGCTAAGTGAAAGCCAAATATCCTTGACGCACTGATGTCGCCTTCTAAAATTTGTATATCAACTCTATATGAAAGCACAAATAAAAGATGGATTAGAATAATACTAAATATACGCCAAAATCGTATGCTAGGACGCTTCTTGCCATCTTTTGTAGTTGTGATTAACGTGCTTAGAAAGCTTACATTTCTAATCGTCGCACGAGTGTTATATTTGTCCATTTTTACTTTTTAAATTTAGAAATTTCATCTGCAAGGCTTTCAAGCTCGCTATCACTAACATTTGTAAGTAGCCCCTTCATAAGTGAGTTTTGCACCTTGCCAGCTTTATAATCAGCCAGCTTTTTAAGTAATTCATCCTTACTTAGGTGCGTTATATCAGGTGCTACGACACCTTTTGCATTTGCACCATGACACGGGGCACAAGTTGTTAGATACTGCTTGCTAACGCCTTCATTGTGTACTTTAGCCACACTTAGACTTAGCTCTTTTACCTTTTTTAGCTCATCTTCGCTGGCAAATTCTTCACTAGACTTTGGCTGATCTTTTGTAAAATTTTGCTCTACTTTTGGCTGAGCATTAGCTGCTACTTTTTCTTTTTTAGGCGGAGTCTGGCTTAACATAAACACCATGATACCGCAAATTGCTACCGCTAAAATAATGGTTATAATCTTTCCTACTTTCATTATTTGCTCCTAAATTGTGTATTAAAATCACTGATTTCTTTAGCTAAATTTCTGATTTCACTATCATCCATTTTTTTAACAAGATCTCGCATCAAGACATTGACTTTTTCTTTATTTTTATAAGCATTTATCATTGTATAAATTTCATTTTCACTTTTTGTTAAAAGTGATGGCCCAATGATGCCATTTGCGTAATCATCGTGACAAGCTGAACATTTTGTAATGAAATTTTTGCTAAGCCTGCCCTTTATAAGTCTTAAATTTATAGTTTGAAGAGGGGTTCTTACCATCACTAAAGCACCGATTTGACGGCTTACGTTATTATCTTCAAGTCCAAATTTTACGCTCTTTTCACCGTGCATATCGTATTTTATGAAATCATTTTGTTTATTTGTACTTTGATTATTTTCTTTTTTTTCAACCTTTATGCTAGCACTCGTGGCTACATTTATTGGTTGCTCGCTAGCTGCTTTTTGCGATTTGTCATCGCTCTTTTCACAGCCGACAAATAGCAAAGCAGCAGCCACTAAAGACATTATTAATCTCATTCTTCCTCCTTATAAATTTCATCATAACTCATTTTTGGGGCAATATTTATAATTTTTACAGGGCAAACCTCAGCACACACCCCACACCCAACACAGCCATGCTTTATGAGTGGTAAATTTGCTTCACTCATTACTATTGCACTATCGCCAACTGGGCAAATACTGACACAAAGGTCACAA includes the following:
- a CDS encoding NapH/MauN family ferredoxin-type protein; protein product: MDKYNTRATIRNVSFLSTLITTTKDGKKRPSIRFWRIFSIILIHLLFVLSYRVDIQILEGDISASRIFGFHLADAFMSLQVFLATHEIHVNLIIGSLSILAFYIIFGGRGFCSWICPYSLISEIAEKIHENLRAKKIVKPRVFDTKWRYVFTILFLTLSFASASLTFEIFNVVGIFSRFIIYGYFHAIWFVVAMLMVEIFFSRRAWCRYVCPIGATYSVLAKPNAIKVSWDKEKCDHCLVCTDVCLVPHVLFMTKKGAKLDESKNIFRIAGADCTLCGRCIDVCHQDALKFDNGFKKLI
- a CDS encoding c-type cytochrome, which gives rise to MKVGKIITIILAVAICGIMVFMLSQTPPKKEKVAANAQPKVEQNFTKDQPKSSEEFASEDELKKVKELSLSVAKVHNEGVSKQYLTTCAPCHGANAKGVVAPDITHLSKDELLKKLADYKAGKVQNSLMKGLLTNVSDSELESLADEISKFKK
- a CDS encoding c-type cytochrome, whose protein sequence is MRLIMSLVAAALLFVGCEKSDDKSQKAASEQPINVATSASIKVEKKENNQSTNKQNDFIKYDMHGEKSVKFGLEDNNVSRQIGALVMVRTPLQTINLRLIKGRLSKNFITKCSACHDDYANGIIGPSLLTKSENEIYTMINAYKNKEKVNVLMRDLVKKMDDSEIRNLAKEISDFNTQFRSK